One stretch of Cryptosporidium parvum Iowa II chromosome 3, whole genome shotgun sequence DNA includes these proteins:
- a CDS encoding FmRP interacting protein like, contains 2 C2H2 zinc fingers involved in RNA metabolism (transcripts identified by EST) produces the protein IKSKQNNYSDLCQFISENILLKRANNQFQFKNNTGYATSARIYFYIKKHATQNDKLIFYMKKNNKSTYQKTRKLDNYCNVCEKGFINNEKHVQHILNFHVTCSEENCNYSAPKEIMHYHKLKHINNNEGNSITESTEEIEKWLICRKMKFPRPVCSKNHSIKSQDSNEILQDNKKKCQSTQISALEHYIRINMSNQLPFSRSKKLNKPLNKKNINYNSNLKVHKNKMYGEAFPENKKIQKSLLFRLFKSEIHIYEKKMISAINHILERSHFKNLLN, from the coding sequence ATCAAATccaaacaaaataattattcgGATCTTTGTCAATTTATctctgaaaatattttattaaaacgTGCAAACAATCAATTTCAGTTCAAGAATAATACAGGATATGCAACTAGCGCCcgaatatatttttatataaaaaaacaCGCTACGCAAAACGACAAATTAATCTTCTacatgaaaaaaaataacaagTCAACATACCAAAAAACTAGAAAACTTGACAATTACTGTAATGTTTGCGAAAAAGGATTTATCAACAATGAAAAACATGTACAacatattttaaattttcatgTCACTTGCAGTGAAGAAAATTGTAACTACTCTGCAccaaaagaaataatgCACTATCATAAACTAAaacatattaataataatgaaggTAATAGCATTACAGAATCAACTGAAGAGATCGAAAAATGGTTAATTTGTAGGAAAATGAAGTTCCCTAGACCTGTATGTTCAAAGAACCATTCGATTAAAAGTCAAGATTCAAATGAGATTCTGcaagataataaaaaaaaatgtcaaAGTACTCAAATTTCTGCATTGGAACATTATATAAGGATAAATATGAGTAATCAGTTACCGTTTTCCCGTTCTAAAAAGCTAAACAAgcctttaaataaaaagaatattaattataattctAACTTAAAGGTacataaaaataaaatgtaTGGGGAAGCCTTTCcagaaaacaaaaaaatacagAAATCTCTTTTATTTAGACTATTTAAAAGTGAGATTCATATAtatgaaaagaaaatgatatcCGCCATTAATCACATATTAGAACGTTCTCATTTCAAAAATCTGTTGAATTAA
- a CDS encoding acyl-CoA synthetases (similarity of possible bacterial origin within discrete region similar to long-chain fatty acid acyl-CoA synthetases) translates to MCVFLLFTVNLNINFIKMKMKVLNTTETKKKYVSFEYSSIFYNSEKNICDQTKEEFSIEYWRKNGERPEKISILKDSFEYFQYFMTIKLNQFVDLNQIKENDSCSINTIKVGTLWDGNKIEDLIFREVCYNNNTFIPVFLNYAVDNPEIISYKLSVADCQILLFDVDIPKSFIDEVSSNFSTKYDKKIFLLPSDQVLFSNLTNQNLYLNNFPNNELTNDSQKIYSYSENYLENFFETNQVKIDKANEYTNTSKKVQNSKINQSLGNIEGVYSGNETNNITNVGKKMGISGPEIYSKVRNIVFTSGSTGRPKGAKLTFGNYSGMISTLSVLCNNNNNIKSIFVITNPLHHVNSTCFTEYCIRSSSKLILIHKYSKVYWQILNETIKISINSYGNNFNMIVPLVPKHFEYFSSMIENNYFEDRNEILTNLSHPSVSFFFGSSAVSNDLINEFKKLFNGKIPRIRFGSTETCLQLCGTDLLMDHSLLNAALKITSNINEINSKTKKKNGYFIGRSIQPFAEVFVVKSIDINADNFLIPTNEFEVGHIICRGKTIMSGYINHENVLITREIVNRINKIGFSTQKCRKMLFICDNHPWYLGLGDQGYWTAEKINTNSEPSTVYILGEERQVAHINKDPNIIIEEKLNSCACCKDNIFVDNIFLFWLSRSSSIIKIGGVKYSSEEINDRIVSTLRNLNKKKFPKNFFSTVISNKDDKISEDDKIIFIYEPFENSENFEHFIRNELNYSNIPKSYIPYKIIETNIPKTFKGSIDREKLLEKIEF, encoded by the coding sequence atGTGCGTATTTTTGTTGTTCACCGTCAATTTAAacataaattttattaaaatgaaaatgaaggTTCTAAATACGACAGaaaccaaaaaaaaatatgtaaGTTTTGAGTACAGctcaatattttataacTCAGAAAAGAACATATGTGACCAAACAAAAGAGGAGTTCAGTATTGAATATTGGAGGAAAAACGGTGAAAGACCTGAGaaaatttctattttaaaagattcgtttgaatattttcaatattttatgACCATTAAGCTCAATCAATTTGTAGATTTGAAccaaattaaagaaaatgatagTTGTAGCATAAATACAATTAAAGTGGGTACCTTATGGGATGGAAATAAAATAGAAGACTTAATATTTAGAGAAGTATGctataataataacacCTTCATACctgtttttttaaattacgCAGTTGATAATCCAGAAATTATCTCATATAAATTATCTGTTGCTGATTGCCAAATTCTACTATTTGATGTTGATATTCCTAAATCATTTATTGATGAAGTATCGAGCAATTTTTCAACCAAATATGACAAAAAGATCTTTCTTCTACCTTCAGATCAGGTTTTATTTTCGAATTTAACAAATCAAAActtatatttgaataattttccAAACAATGAATTGACTAATGATTCTCagaaaatttattcttattctgaaaattatttagaaaacTTTTTTGAAACAAATCAAGTCAAAATTGATAAGGCTAATGAGTATACGAATACATCAAAAAAAGTCcaaaattctaaaattaatCAGTCTCTAGGTAACATTGAGGGCGTCTATTCAGGAAATGAAACGAATAATATAACTAATGTGGGAAAAAAGATGGGCATATCAGGGCcagaaatttattcaaaggTTAGAAATATTGTATTTACGTCTGGATCAACGGGAAGACCTAAAGGGGCAAAGCTAACTTTTGGTAATTATTCGGGAATGATTAGTACTTTAAGTGTTTTatgtaataataacaataacaTAAAGTCTATATTTGTTATTACAAACCCATTACATCATGTAAACAGTACTTGTTTTACTGAATACTGCATTAGGAGCTCATCAAAgttgatattaattcataAATATTCTAAAGTTTACTGGCAAATATTGAACGAAACAATCAAAATCTCAATAAATAGCTACGGTAATAACTTCAATATGATTGTCCCATTAGTTCCAAAACACTTCGAATATTTCTCGTCAAtgattgaaaataattactttgaagatagaaatgaaatattgACTAATTTATCTCATCCATCAgttagttttttttttggctCATCGGCTGTatcaaatgatttaataaatgaatttaaaaaattatttaatggaAAAATTCCAAGAATTAGATTTGGATCAACGGAAACATGTTTACAGTTGTGCGGAACTGATTTATTAATGGATCATTCTCTGCTAAACGCAGCTTTAAAAATCACAAGTAATAtcaatgaaattaattctaaaacaaaaaagaaaaatgggTACTTTATTGGCAGATCTATACAACCATTCGCAGAAGTTTTTGTTGTAAAGTCAATAGACATTAATGCAGATAACTTTCTTATTCCAACGAACGAATTTGAAGTTGGTCACATTATTTGCCGTGGGAAAACTATAATGAGTGGTTACATTAATCACGAGAATGTATTAATTACAAGAGAAATAGtaaatagaattaataaaattggcTTTAGCACGCAAAAATGTCGTAAGATGTTATTTATTTGCGACAATCATCCTTGGTATCTTGGATTAGGAGATCAAGGTTACTGGACTGCTgagaaaattaatacaaattcaGAGCCATCAACCGTGTACATATTAGGTGAAGAAAGGCAGGTAGCCCACATCAATAAAGAtccaaatataattattgaagaaaaactAAATTCTTGCGCATGCTGtaaagataatatttttgtagataatatatttttattttggttATCTCGCTCttcttcaattattaaaattggaGGCGTAAAATACAGttctgaagaaattaatgatagAATTGTAAGTACTCTAAGgaatttaaacaaaaaaaaatttcccaaaaattttttttctactGTTATCAGTAATAAGGATGATAAAATTTCAGAAGatgataaaataatattcatttatGAACCCTTCGAGAATAGtgaaaattttgaacaTTTTATAAGGAATGAGCTTAATTATTCTAACATACCAAAATCATATATTCCATACAAAATTATAGAGACAAATATACCAAAAACATTTAAAGGTTCAATTGACAgagaaaaattattagaaaaaattgaattctag
- a CDS encoding U2 small nuclear ribonucleoprotein A' like LRR repeats: TYLLIMDTLLTQLSTIFLNKINESYSFNIRNSKIKAFDNTGILKDQFECIDLSDNSISSLSYISNLNRLSTFIACNNEIEYIESGFTKSLPNLESLVLTNNQIKNIESISAIFFLRNLKRLSLVNNPITKIPNYKTILIGMLPNLIYLDFQKINKVDRNASELFFETNSIGKDLLVQYSFKNFEDNSIKIMNNVSTSKINTIINLPINKPNHTQLNNIKIAISLCNDIKQLRVLEDSLMKSEITPEAQEIVDNYINE, encoded by the coding sequence acatatttattaataatggatACCTTGTTGACTCAACTGTCAACtatttttctaaataagATAAACGAATCGtattcatttaatattagaaactCAAAAATCAAGGCATTTGATAATACTGGAATACTAAAAGATCAATTTGAATGCATTGACTTAAGCGATAACTCAATTTCATCTCTTAGCTATATTTCGAATTTAAATAGACTGTCGACTTTTATTGCGTGcaataatgaaatagaaTATATAGAGTCTGGATTCACTAAGAGTTTACCAAATCTCGAGAGTTTGGTATTAacaaataatcaaattaaaaatatcgAGTCAATATCAGCAATATTCTTTCTTAGgaatttgaaaagattATCGTTGGTTAATAATCCAATTACAAAAATTCCTAATTACAAAACAATTTTAATAGGGATGCTTcctaatttaatttatctgGATTTCCAAAAGATCAATAAAGTAGATAGGAACGCATCTGAGTTATTTTTCGAAACTAATAGTATCGGTAAGGACTTATTAGTTCAATActctttcaaaaatttcgAAGATAACTCCATAAAAATTATGAATAATGTTTCAACctcaaaaataaatactataataaatttgccAATTAATAAGCCGAATCATACTCAATTGaacaatataaaaataGCAATTTCTCTATGTAATGACATTAAACAATTAAGAGTTCTTGAAGATTCGCTTATGAAAAGCGAAATCACACCAGAAGCACAAGAAATCGTTGACAATTACATCAATGAATAA
- a CDS encoding hypothetical protein (similar to POP1 N terminus), protein MNSRFEYQLNPLTLTSSKNSLPQIVNVPHLSSGRKDEICRYVNFIKKSNSTKRCFQRLPPAIRRRSMSYNVYRAPRKIRPTLFYEMAKAPPRISRKRRKERKKLPWIRRNLLLRAINRENFCGKEILPFNIRNSSDLSTAFRKKGQRSTKLPFNQFKWMESHLYHSKRFKMCDAFGYKLPICSTSKRNRKIYRAFKHEFVVHDSSYLQLFELNGVIEDISILFKLCNFNVDFLFSNDYFNTSYRGGGFLFKLKDNILDKMSINTLFPEKTHFYSWERIAPIEFLWSPFCKNCGYSKSLWVWIHPIASHQQFFYWEKCIEIFGLDVCINLVEDVNRFEFRGPKSLNFIESFRLKRPLSQIEKFVAEQDFVNSIHIKVPLTYSSNKLPNEVFKSNKYPALKDNFMGCSLFCKKYREAIRSQFFSSKNLLYNKQTTKCEKYHSPLINILNYRSRKRKNIKTLLSNIMERNEKFNSSLGSNSSRKRVQQKFVVSKALIIIHQGSNFGFDLVFPRGLNSSLILRYMHFYSAQIIGIGERRKLFTQFGIPMFPFDFIETLSNQKLQISNPIYTESKELFEELSNEVVNFSNFLKTPPSKRINYFFNKIEFPFLINWNKILNYSCEEFVTFQNNFLTLNQIVSTSTANNPDKITEVENYNIFVARVGYRGTRKEYKNVSSYILENPIMKLRTLVLVKITSPRKINHKAHIYMCNKDDIKEIKRKNYLTEEPNKYGKISLKENATNQPEFFNFRNPGFSTLRKLVGIVTSGGYSMLLRKGIGIGYISLFSFDESCLEQNKESFFWIRDRCLRYTPVNVEKYSATNLHFNIY, encoded by the coding sequence ATGAACTCAAGGTTTGAATACCAGCTAAATCCATTAACACTTACTTCTAGTAAAAATTCATTACCTCAAATTGTCAATGTTCCCCATCTATCTAGTGGCCGGAAGGATGAAATTTGTAGATATGTAAATTTCATTAAGAAAAGTAACTCTACAAAACGATGTTTTCAAAGACTTCCACCCGCAATTAGGCGTAGGTCAATGTCATATAATGTTTATAGAGCACCAAGGAAAATCAGGCCAACTCTTTTCTACGAAATGGCCAAAGCGCCTCCAAGGATTTCaagaaagagaagaaaagaaaggaaAAAGCTACCTTGGATCAGACGAAACCTTTTACTTAGAGCGATTAATCGGGAAAATTTTTGTGGAAAAGAAATTCTCCCATTTAATATAAGGAATTCAAGTGATTTAAGCACTGCCTTCCGCAAAAAAGGACAAAGAAGTACAAAACTGCCATTTAATCAGTTTAAGTGGATGGAATCGCATTTGTatcattcaaaaagattcaaaatgTGCGATGCCTTTGGATACAAATTGCCAATATGCTCAACCTCAAAAAGAAACCGAAAAATTTATAGAGCATTTAAACATGAATTTGTTGTTCACGATTCATCATATTTACAgctatttgaattaaatggTGTTATAGAGGatatttctatattatttaagctttgtaattttaatgttgactttttatttagcaatgattattttaatacCAGCTATCGCGGAGGTGGATTCCTTTTTAAGCTAAAGGACAATATACTGGATAAAATGTCTATAAATACATTATTTCCTGAGAAAACGCATTTTTATTCTTGGGAAAGAATTGCTCCTATTGAGTTTTTATGGTCTCCATTCTGTAAAAATTGCGGATACAGTAAATCTCTTTGGGTTTGGATACATCCTATTGCTTCTCatcaacaatttttttattgggAAAAATGCATTGAGATATTTGGTCTAGATGTTTGCATAAACCTAGTAGAAGATGTAAATAGATTTGAGTTTAGAGGCCCAaaatctttgaattttattgaGTCATTTAGATTAAAACGTCCCCTTTctcaaattgaaaaatttgtGGCTGAACAAGATTTTGTGAATAGTATTCACATTAAAGTACCACTAACATACagttcaaataaattaccTAATGAGGTTTTTAAGtcaaataaatatccagctttaaaagataattttATGGGATGCTCACTTTTTTGCAAGAAATATAGAGAAGCCATTCGAAgccaatttttttcttcaaaaaatttattatataacaAGCAAACAACAAAATGTGAAAAATATCACTCACCATTGATCAATATTCTAAATTACAGAAGtagaaagagaaagaatataaaaacCCTTCTTTCAAACATTATGGAGAGGAACGAAAAGTTTAACTCTTCCTTAGGGTCCAATTCAAGTAGAAAAAGAGTACAACAGAAATTCGTTGTTTCAAAAGCgttaattattattcatcaAGGTTCAAACTTTGGTTTTGATCTTGTTTTTCCGCGTGGattaaattcatcattGATATTAAGATATATGCACTTTTATTCTGCCCAAATTATTGGGATTGGAGAGAGAAGAAAACTATTTACTCAATTTGGAATTCCAATGTTTCCATTTGATTTCATTGAAACTTTAAGTAAccaaaaattacaaatttcTAACCCAATTTATACTGAATCAAAAGAGTTATTCGAGGAGTTATCTAATGAGGTAGTTAATTTCTCAAACTTTTTAAAAACTCCACCAAGTAAAAGGATaaactatttttttaataaaattgagtTCCCTTTTCTGATCAATTggaataaaatattgaattattcatGTGAAGAATTTGTTACATTTCAAAATAACTTCTTAACACTTAATCAAATTGTTTCAACCTCAACTGCCAATAATCCGGATAAAATTACAGAAGTTGAAAATTACAATATATTTGTTGCTAGGGTTGGATACAGAGGAACTAGAAAAGAGTATAAAAATGTATCTTCTTATATTCTAGAAAACCCAATAATGAAGCTAAGAACTTTAGTGCTAGTAAAAATTACATCACCACGTAAAATAAATCATAAAGCGCATATTTACATGTGTAACAAAGATGATATCAAAGAGATTAAAaggaaaaattatttgactGAAGAGCCTAATAAATATGGAAAGATTTctttgaaagaaaatgcAACAAATCAACCtgaatttttcaattttagaAACCCTGGTTTTTCCACCTTGAGGAAACTTGTGGGCATTGTTACAAGCGGAGGATACTCCATGCTTTTGAGAAAAGGAATAGGAATAGGCTATATTTCGCTTTTCTCATTTGATGAATCTTGTCTAGAACAAAACAAAGAATCATTTTTCTGGATTAGAGATCGCTGCCTTAGATATACTCCTGTTAATGTAGAAAAATACAGTGCAACAAATCTtcatttcaatatttattaa
- a CDS encoding DNAJ domain containing protein, whose protein sequence is MIFNISNEKLLVSRLISKLAPNYKILVSYFKQFPCSYLLINSNFKTNRYLRDKSNYSDMRKTFKLLNEENLSGILNMNAFQLFGLENKFSINKKSVDLSYKELMRKLHPDVSNNVNENISIHIIKQYNTVNDPFERALLLISLKSGMTRDSLINIMDTIPVNSSLLEQIFEIDDKIMEISNADFNITDFDEISKKNKFKIDNCIKSLENEFEKDNFSITKILSILKELRIYQKLSDRASSILDN, encoded by the coding sequence AtgatctttaatattagcAATGAAAAACTTTTGGTTTCACGTTTAATATCAAAGTTAGCTCCaaattacaaaattttAGTTTCTTATTTTAAGCAATTCCCATGCTCTTATCTACtgataaattcaaattttaaaacGAATCGATATTTGAGAGATAAAAGCAATTATTCAGATATGAGAAAAACTTTTAAACTATTAAATGAGGAAAATTTATCTGgaattttaaatatgaatGCATTCCAGTTATTTGgtcttgaaaataaattttcaattaacaaaaaaagtGTTGATTTAAGTTATAAAGAACTAATGAGAAAGTTGCATCCTGATGTAAGTAACAATGTAAAcgaaaatatttctattcaTATCATAAAACAATATAACACTGTGAACGATCCATTTGAAAGAGCTCTATTATTGATATCTTTGAAGAGTGGCATGACAAGAGATagtttaataaatataatggATACAATTCCAGTAAACTCAAGTTTATTAGAACAGATATTTGAGATAGATGACAAAATTATGGAAATTTCGAATGCCgattttaatattacagactttgatgaaatatcaaaaaagaACAAATTTAAGATCGataattgtattaaatcTTTGGAAAACGAATTTGAGAAAGATAATTTTTCtataacaaaaatattatctatTTTAAAAGAGCTTCGTATTTATCAAAAACTTAGTGATCGTGCCTCATCAATATTAGATAATTag
- a CDS encoding cullin domain containing protein, translated as MEMDLIPTNISFNPFRIESLIDDHTAVSLYRGIYECLELIKCGETHKLSFEFLYRTCYRLTINNYGGMLYCGVLDFIVEMLEKERKDETLDEIVNFWKTFEITMDTLHDVLMYLEKNFIISNTKVPIKTAGMSIFLKYYLLSSNRIVNVINNVLEQLNYIRKSKKLDINFSKEIRFIVEQILSLPSIEVNIKSLPEDIVDTIRFNEVCCQSTIIEDDELISLKSKIPLINRAYDNKILIFTYKFNHKAPEFNWRDFAIFNQFFMPYFLAKSREYHEKEFEISHSLDKDSISQIRNYLSKCEQNYMFEKMIVENCLVFQVWEELIKEMDKVWIHPFFERFSSINLFEFFLIGAKNDLQQLFRILSRVPECLEQLKNSLKQFFSIRLDKIFPVDEVFINDGFKKFIDEVHLFKCRSEFIFIECFKNNSMFNQVLSVSFEDFFLNRNATTTINLIVNGFDIVLRSLYNDNKIDENNKHLDTLFWLFKYVSNKSLFEIKYRTLLCKRLMEFDVNKRNIEHNIIIKLRGECGHGYTLKLEGILADMIQSEILNMEFQQINNEISVLSNTIINYKVITPNFWITHPYINFSFLNNLNCKLDNFTQFFYSKYERRKLQWHLGEGSAIINVNLKSRFNKSFTIECSTIQMFILDIFNTFDFISFEEMQKIIGCSDINLLKHNLLCLVFENEPLLNIIPITRWKEITINNKNLNENKGIIGVTELNICPKEHFPTNTNSLIASVSLTDIICINNDANVKDNSIIKYNYDSLDLNYEIKQNFDSEGSSIRDKGYIIDSIIVRNLKKNKTLHIDDITRRVINHNDVLLHGSTELIVERLEMLCQKEFVSKDLFSQNLYSYVP; from the coding sequence aattgACGATCATACTGCGGTTTCATTATATAGAGGTATTTATGAATgtcttgaattaattaaatgcGGAGAAACTCACAAATTaagttttgaatttttatataGAACATGTTATAGACTTACAATAAACAATTATGGTGGGATGCTCTATTGCGGTGTTTTGGATTTTATTGTAGAGATgttagaaaaagaaagaaaagacGAAACTTTAGATGAAATTGtgaatttttggaaaaCTTTTGAAATAACAATGGATACTTTACATGATGTCTTAATGTATTTAGAgaagaattttattatttcaaatacgAAGGTTCCTATTAAAACTGCTGGTATGTCaattttcttgaaatattatcttctttCAAGCAATAGGATTGTAAATGTTATCAATAACGTACTTGAAcaattgaattatattagaaaatcaaaaaaattagatataaatttttcaaaagaaattagATTTATTGTCGAACAAATATTGAGTCTTCCTTCAATTGAAGTAAATATTAAGAGTTTACCAGAAGATATAGTTGATACGATCAGGTTTAATGAAGTCTGCTGTCAAAGTACAATTATAGAAGATGACGAGCTCATTTCATTAAAGTCAAAAATCCCACTAATTAACCGTGCTTACGATAATAAAATACTCATCTTTACGTATAAATTTAATCACAAAGCACCAGAATTTAACTGGAGAGATTTTGCCATTTTCAATCAATTCTTTATGCCATACTTTTTAGCCAAATCTAGGGAATATcatgaaaaagaatttgaaatttctcATAGTTTGGATAAAGATTCAATTTCGcaaataagaaattatttgagtAAATGTGAACAAAACTATATGTTCGAAAAAATGATTGTTGAAAATTGTCTAGTTTTTCAAGTTTGGGAAGAGcttattaaagaaatggaTAAGGTTTGGATACACCctttttttgaaagatttTCAAGTATTAATTTGTTCGAGTTTTTTTTGATTGGAGCCAAAAACGATCTACAACAGTTATTTAGGATTTTAAGTCGTGTACCAGAATGTCTAGaacaattaaagaattctCTTAAGCAATTTTTTTCGATAAGATTAGACAAAATATTCCCTGTTGATGAGGTGTTTATTAATGatggatttaaaaaatttattgacGAAGTTCATCTGTTTAAGTGTAGAagtgaatttatttttatagaatgctttaaaaataatagtatGTTTAATCAAGTTTTAAGTGTTTCTTTTGAAGACTTTTTTCTCAATAGAAACGCAACGACaacaattaatttgatAGTGAATGGATTCGACATTGTACTTAGATCTTTGTACAATGATAACaaaattgatgaaaataacaaaCATCTAGATACTCTATTTTGGTTATTCAAATATGTTTCTAATAAGAGTTTGTTTGAAATCAAGTACAGAACTCTTCTGTGTAAGAGATTAATGGAATTTGATgtaaataaaagaaatatagaGCACaacataataataaaattaagagGAGAATGCGGTCATGGGTATACATTAAAACTTGAAGGCATTCTAGCAGATATGATACAATCAGAGATTTTAAATATGGAGTTTcaacaaattaataatgagaTTTCTGTTCTTTCaaatactattattaattacaaaGTAATAACCCCGAACTTTTGGATAACTCATCCATATATTAACTTTTCTTTCCTAAATAATCTTAATTGCAAACTAGATAACTTTAcacaatttttttattcaaaatatgaaaGAAGAAAACTTCAGTGGCATCTTGGAGAAGGTAGTgcaattattaatgttaaTCTTAAAAGCCgatttaataaaagtttTACTATTGAATGTTCGACCATTCAAATGTTTATATtagatatttttaatacatttgactttatttcttttgagGAAATGCAGAAGATTATCGGATGTAGTGATATAAATCTATTAAAACACAACTTATTGTGCCttgtttttgaaaatgaacctttattgaatattattccGATAACGAGGTGGAAAGAGATAACAATAAACAACAAGAacttaaatgaaaataaaggaaTAATTGGAGTCACAGAACTCAACATTTGCCCAAAAGAACATTTTCCTACAAACACGAACTCATTAATAGCTTCAGTTTCTCTTACCGACATTATTTGCATTAATAACGATGCAAATGTAAAAGATAATTctattatcaaatataattatgACTCTCTAGATCTTAATTatgaaattaaacaaaattttGACTCCGAAGGTTCTTCGATACGAGATAAAGgttatattattgattcaaTTATAGTCCGAAatctaaagaaaaataagaCCCTTCatattgatgatattaCCAGGAGGGTGATTAATCATAATGATGTACTGCTACATGGAAGCACTGAGCTTATTGTTGAGAGACTAGAAATGCTCTGTCAAAAAGAGTTTGTTTCtaaagatttattttcGCAAAACCTATATAGCTACGTTCCATGA